A window of Synergistaceae bacterium contains these coding sequences:
- a CDS encoding NAD-dependent epimerase/dehydratase family protein, with amino-acid sequence MNILITGQNSYTGTNLANHLLAHGHKVKFLSLHGQDWENENFSGFDSIFHAAGIAHDDAKKVNDSSKDLYFAINSNLAYNTALKAKREGVKQFIYMSSSIIYGESAPIGREKFITRKTQPSPASYYGESKLKAENLLTPLNDENFKICILRCPMIYGKFCKGNYPLLAKLAQKLPAFPKINNTRSMLYIKNFAEFVRLIITNQERGFFWPQNSEYSNTSELVKLIANSHNKKILLLPGFEWILKILARKIKLVNKAFGSLAYSQDLSIYRNNYRLYTLAQSINETEL; translated from the coding sequence ATGAATATTCTAATAACGGGACAAAACAGTTACACGGGGACGAACTTAGCAAATCACTTATTAGCACATGGACACAAAGTAAAATTTTTGAGTCTTCACGGTCAGGACTGGGAGAATGAAAATTTTTCAGGGTTTGACTCAATCTTTCACGCGGCGGGGATTGCACACGATGACGCAAAAAAAGTTAATGACTCCTCAAAAGATTTATATTTTGCTATAAATTCAAATCTCGCATATAACACAGCACTCAAGGCCAAGCGCGAGGGAGTCAAGCAATTTATTTATATGAGTTCGTCAATAATTTACGGTGAGTCAGCTCCTATAGGCCGCGAAAAATTTATAACCCGCAAGACACAGCCAAGCCCGGCAAGCTATTACGGTGAAAGCAAACTCAAAGCCGAGAATCTATTAACGCCCCTGAATGACGAAAATTTTAAAATTTGTATATTGCGATGTCCTATGATTTACGGCAAATTCTGCAAAGGAAATTATCCCCTGTTAGCTAAACTTGCTCAAAAATTGCCGGCCTTCCCTAAAATTAATAATACACGTTCAATGCTTTATATAAAAAATTTTGCCGAGTTCGTGCGCCTGATAATCACTAATCAAGAACGCGGATTTTTTTGGCCTCAAAACAGCGAGTACTCGAATACTTCAGAACTTGTGAAATTAATAGCGAATTCTCACAACAAAAAAATTTTATTGCTGCCAGGCTTTGAATGGATCTTAAAAATTTTAGCGCGTAAAATCAAACTCGTTAATAAGGCGTTCGGCTCGCTTGCTTACTCTCAAGATTTAAGCATTTACAGGAATAATTACAGGCTTTACACTCTAGCACAAAGCATAAACGAGACAGAATTATAA